One region of Roseovarius faecimaris genomic DNA includes:
- a CDS encoding DUF1127 domain-containing protein — MSAINKTLALPVRGRPGRIALFSLFDLARQRRALARMDDARLADLGLSREDAMAEAKRPVWDVPAHWHK, encoded by the coding sequence ATGTCGGCCATCAACAAAACGCTCGCCCTTCCCGTCCGGGGCCGTCCGGGCCGGATCGCGCTCTTTTCCCTCTTCGACCTCGCCCGTCAGCGGCGCGCGCTGGCGCGAATGGATGATGCCCGCCTGGCCGATCTCGGCCTGAGCCGCGAGGACGCGATGGCCGAAGCAAAACGCCCGGTCTGGGACGTCCCGGCGCATTGGCACAAATAA
- the gatC gene encoding Asp-tRNA(Asn)/Glu-tRNA(Gln) amidotransferase subunit GatC: MSIDRDTAARVAKLARIRVEEDALPALAGEFNTILGFIEQLNEVDVEGVEPMTSVTPMRLKRRDDVVNDGNQQEKVLSNAPDAREGFFAVPKVVE, from the coding sequence ATGTCGATTGATCGTGACACCGCCGCCCGCGTGGCCAAGCTGGCGCGCATTCGCGTCGAAGAGGACGCGCTTCCGGCCCTGGCCGGGGAGTTCAACACCATCCTTGGCTTTATCGAGCAATTGAACGAGGTCGATGTCGAGGGCGTGGAGCCGATGACCTCTGTCACGCCCATGCGCCTGAAGCGGCGCGATGATGTGGTCAATGACGGGAACCAGCAGGAGAAAGTGCTGTCCAATGCGCCCGATGCGCGCGAGGGGTTCTTTGCCGTGCCGAAGGTGGTGGAGTAA
- a CDS encoding inositol monophosphatase family protein, with translation MHSDEIVRTAHALADAARAAILPHFRTDRLAAQNKLDGAGFDPVTEGDRAAERAMRDILEKFRPDDSILGEEYGHKTGSSGLTWVLDPIDGTRGFLSGTPTWGVLIAVSDAGGPIYGIVDQPYIGERFEGGLGRAEVNGPLGSRPLRARGDGPLHDAILFTTFPEVGSETEAAAFRAVSREVKLTRYGTDCYAYALLAAGQIDLVIEAGLNAYDIQAPIAVIEAAGGIVTDWEGGPVHEGGRALAAAGKEQHTAAMAILQAALAAS, from the coding sequence ATGCACAGCGATGAGATAGTCAGGACCGCCCACGCGCTTGCCGATGCGGCGCGCGCGGCGATCCTGCCGCATTTTCGCACCGACCGTCTGGCGGCGCAGAACAAGTTGGACGGGGCCGGGTTTGACCCGGTCACCGAAGGCGACCGCGCCGCCGAGCGCGCGATGCGAGATATTCTCGAGAAATTCCGGCCTGATGATTCGATCCTTGGCGAGGAATACGGCCACAAAACCGGGAGCAGCGGGCTCACTTGGGTGCTCGATCCTATTGATGGCACACGTGGATTTCTCTCCGGGACACCCACCTGGGGGGTGCTGATAGCGGTCTCCGATGCCGGCGGTCCGATATATGGGATCGTGGACCAGCCCTATATCGGTGAGCGTTTCGAAGGCGGGCTCGGACGGGCGGAAGTCAATGGCCCGCTCGGATCGCGGCCCTTGCGCGCCCGAGGCGACGGCCCGTTGCACGATGCCATCCTCTTCACCACTTTCCCCGAAGTCGGTTCGGAAACCGAAGCGGCCGCTTTTCGCGCGGTCTCACGCGAGGTGAAGCTGACCCGCTACGGCACCGATTGCTATGCCTATGCGCTTCTGGCCGCAGGGCAGATCGACCTGGTGATCGAAGCGGGGCTGAATGCCTATGACATTCAGGCACCCATCGCGGTGATCGAGGCCGCAGGCGGGATCGTCACCGACTGGGAGGGCGGTCCGGTCCATGAGGGGGGGCGTGCGCTGGCTGCCGCCGGCAAAGAACAGCACACGGCCGCCATGGCGATCTTGCAGGCGGCGCTGGCCGCGTCCTAG
- a CDS encoding NADPH:quinone oxidoreductase family protein: protein MRAYMIPSDGAAPELSETDLPEPGPGELRLRIGACGLNFADLLMMKGTYQDTPRAPFTLGMEVAGVVDALGPGANGPAVGTRVAVFGGQGGLAEYGCFDAARAVPLPDAMSFEDAAAFQIAYGTSHVALDYKARLQPGETLLVLGAAGGVGLTAVEIGKLMGATVIACARGADKLEVARQAGADHLIDAKTQDILAECKALGGVDVVYDPVGGEQFKAAFRACKPEARLLPIGFASGEVPQVPANHLLVKNLSVMGLYWGGYLKFKPEVITDSLSTLLEWYEAGKLKPHISHVLPLEQAGDALELLRTRKSTGKVVVTPQPPSAGA, encoded by the coding sequence ATGCGCGCCTACATGATTCCCTCCGATGGAGCGGCTCCCGAGCTGAGCGAAACCGATCTGCCGGAGCCGGGACCCGGTGAGCTGCGACTGAGGATCGGGGCATGCGGACTGAACTTTGCCGATCTCCTGATGATGAAGGGCACCTATCAGGACACACCGCGCGCGCCCTTCACCCTGGGCATGGAAGTGGCCGGCGTGGTGGACGCGCTCGGCCCCGGGGCAAACGGCCCGGCGGTGGGCACGCGCGTGGCGGTCTTTGGCGGTCAGGGAGGGTTGGCGGAATACGGATGTTTCGATGCCGCCCGCGCCGTGCCCTTGCCCGATGCGATGAGTTTCGAAGACGCCGCCGCGTTTCAGATCGCCTATGGGACAAGTCACGTGGCGCTGGACTACAAGGCGCGGCTTCAGCCCGGCGAGACGCTGCTGGTCCTCGGCGCGGCAGGCGGCGTTGGCCTGACGGCGGTTGAGATCGGCAAACTGATGGGCGCGACCGTGATTGCCTGCGCACGCGGTGCCGACAAGCTTGAGGTTGCACGACAGGCCGGGGCGGATCACCTTATCGACGCGAAAACCCAGGATATCCTGGCCGAGTGCAAGGCGCTCGGTGGTGTGGATGTGGTCTATGACCCGGTGGGGGGCGAGCAGTTCAAGGCCGCATTCCGGGCCTGCAAGCCCGAGGCGCGCCTTCTGCCCATCGGTTTTGCCAGCGGCGAGGTGCCGCAAGTGCCCGCCAATCACCTGCTGGTCAAGAATCTGAGCGTGATGGGGCTCTATTGGGGTGGCTACCTCAAGTTCAAGCCCGAGGTGATCACCGACAGCCTTTCCACCCTGCTCGAATGGTACGAGGCAGGCAAGCTGAAGCCGCATATCTCCCATGTTCTGCCGCTGGAGCAGGCGGGAGACGCGCTGGAGCTTCTGCGCACGCGCAAATCCACGGGCAAGGTCGTCGTTACGCCTCAACCACCGTCGGCAGGCGCATAG
- a CDS encoding helix-turn-helix domain-containing protein encodes MPHPVDVHVGKRIRHRRWLVGMTQQQLAEQVGIKFQQIQKYETGANRVSASRLWDIADALDVQISFFFEGLEHDGADKTDAEQMPSDLMGDKEALDLVRSYYAIPENQRRRLFDLARVLSDVA; translated from the coding sequence ATGCCACATCCCGTAGATGTCCACGTGGGCAAGCGGATCAGGCACCGTCGTTGGCTGGTGGGGATGACACAACAGCAACTGGCGGAACAGGTCGGGATCAAGTTCCAGCAAATCCAGAAATACGAGACAGGCGCCAACCGCGTCAGCGCGTCCCGGCTGTGGGATATCGCCGATGCGTTGGACGTGCAGATCAGCTTCTTCTTCGAGGGACTGGAGCATGACGGGGCGGACAAGACCGATGCCGAGCAGATGCCGTCCGACCTGATGGGCGACAAGGAAGCGCTCGATCTGGTACGCTCGTACTACGCAATCCCTGAAAATCAGAGGCGTCGTCTGTTTGATCTGGCGCGGGTGCTCAGCGACGTCGCTTGA
- the gatA gene encoding Asp-tRNA(Asn)/Glu-tRNA(Gln) amidotransferase subunit GatA, producing the protein MSDLNRLTIAEARDKLRAREITSLELTEACLAAIEGAGALNAFVHNTPDLAREQAAAADARLGDGDAPAMCGIPLGIKDLFCTKGVPSQAASNILSGFKPEYESTVSQNLFDAGAVMLGKLNMDEFAMGSSNETSCYGNAVNPWRRGNDDTALTPGGSSGGSASAVAADLCLAATGTDTGGSIRQPAAFTGITGIKPTYGRCSRWGIVAFASSLDQAGPMTKSVRDAAIMLEAMCSHDPKDSTSADLPVPDFEAMLTGDIKGKVIGIPKEYRMDGMPEEIEALWAAGTEMLKDAGAEIRDISLPHTKYALPAYYVIAPAEASSNLARYDGVRYGHRAKLEQGDGITEMYEKTRAEGFGPEVQRRVMVGTYVLSAGFYDAYYNRARKVRALIKRDFEEVFDAGVDAILTPATPSAAFGLGEMADADPVQMYLNDVFTVTVNLAGLPGIAVPAGLDKQGLPLGLQLIGRPWEEGDLLNTAYALETAAGFVAKPGKWW; encoded by the coding sequence ATGTCTGATCTCAATCGCCTGACCATCGCCGAGGCCCGCGACAAGCTGCGCGCCCGCGAGATCACCAGCCTGGAACTGACCGAGGCCTGCCTTGCCGCCATCGAAGGCGCGGGCGCGCTCAATGCGTTCGTGCACAACACCCCTGATCTGGCCCGCGAACAGGCGGCGGCGGCGGATGCGCGCCTCGGCGACGGGGACGCGCCCGCCATGTGCGGTATCCCCCTCGGGATCAAGGACCTGTTCTGCACCAAGGGGGTGCCGAGCCAGGCGGCATCGAACATCCTGAGCGGGTTCAAGCCCGAATATGAAAGCACGGTCAGCCAGAACCTGTTTGATGCGGGCGCGGTCATGCTGGGCAAGCTCAACATGGACGAGTTCGCCATGGGCTCGTCCAATGAGACCTCCTGCTATGGCAATGCGGTGAACCCTTGGCGGCGCGGCAATGACGACACGGCACTCACCCCCGGCGGCTCGTCGGGTGGTTCGGCCTCGGCTGTGGCGGCTGATCTGTGTCTGGCCGCCACCGGCACCGATACCGGCGGCTCCATCCGCCAGCCTGCGGCCTTCACGGGTATCACGGGCATCAAGCCCACCTATGGGCGCTGCTCGCGCTGGGGGATCGTCGCCTTTGCCTCGTCGCTCGACCAGGCCGGGCCGATGACCAAATCGGTGCGCGATGCCGCGATCATGTTGGAAGCCATGTGCAGCCACGACCCGAAAGACAGCACCTCGGCCGATCTGCCGGTGCCGGATTTCGAGGCCATGCTGACCGGCGACATCAAGGGCAAGGTGATTGGTATCCCCAAGGAATACCGCATGGACGGCATGCCCGAGGAAATCGAGGCGCTCTGGGCAGCAGGGACCGAGATGCTCAAGGATGCCGGGGCCGAGATCCGCGATATTTCCCTGCCGCATACCAAATATGCGCTGCCCGCCTACTATGTCATCGCGCCCGCCGAGGCGTCGTCGAACCTGGCGCGCTATGACGGGGTGCGCTATGGCCACCGCGCCAAGCTGGAGCAGGGCGACGGCATCACCGAGATGTATGAGAAAACCCGTGCCGAGGGCTTCGGCCCCGAGGTGCAGCGCCGGGTGATGGTCGGGACCTATGTGCTTTCGGCGGGGTTCTATGACGCCTATTACAACCGCGCCCGCAAGGTCCGCGCGCTGATCAAGCGCGACTTTGAAGAGGTGTTTGATGCAGGCGTTGACGCGATCCTGACGCCCGCCACGCCCTCGGCGGCCTTCGGGCTGGGCGAGATGGCCGATGCCGATCCGGTGCAGATGTATCTCAACGATGTCTTCACCGTGACGGTCAACCTTGCGGGGTTGCCGGGCATCGCAGTGCCTGCCGGGCTCGACAAACAGGGCTTGCCTCTGGGGCTTCAACTGATCGGCCGGCCGTGGGAGGAAGGGGATTTGCTGAATACTGCCTACGCCCTTGAGACGGCGGCGGGATTTGTAGCCAAGCCCGGGAAATGGTGGTAA
- a CDS encoding nucleoside deaminase → MTFRSHMEAALAEARAAAARGEVPVGAVLVSPRGEVVAQAGNRTRELSDPTAHAEILVIREACAALGSERLPGYDLYVTLEPCAMCATAISAARIARLYYGAADPKSGGVAHGARVFSHPQAHHVPEVYDGIAADEAEHLLKAFFKDRR, encoded by the coding sequence ATGACGTTTCGCAGCCATATGGAGGCCGCCCTGGCCGAAGCCCGCGCCGCCGCTGCGCGCGGGGAGGTGCCGGTGGGGGCTGTACTGGTTTCCCCTCGGGGCGAGGTGGTAGCGCAAGCGGGCAACCGGACGCGCGAGCTGAGCGATCCCACGGCGCATGCGGAAATTCTGGTCATCCGAGAGGCCTGCGCCGCCCTGGGGTCGGAGCGTTTGCCGGGCTATGACCTCTACGTGACGCTGGAGCCCTGCGCGATGTGCGCCACGGCCATTTCAGCCGCGCGCATCGCCCGGCTGTATTATGGCGCGGCGGACCCCAAATCCGGCGGCGTGGCCCATGGCGCACGGGTCTTCAGCCATCCCCAGGCGCATCACGTGCCGGAGGTCTATGACGGGATCGCGGCAGACGAGGCAGAGCACCTCCTGAAGGCTTTTTTCAAAGACCGACGGTGA
- a CDS encoding DUF4242 domain-containing protein, whose amino-acid sequence MSVFMVERNLAGISMDDLGGAQKAAIAEAQKMSEQGERIGYIRSTFAPEDGRCMCLFDAENEAQVRKLNDTAGLPYERVVPAMDLTP is encoded by the coding sequence ATGTCTGTCTTTATGGTGGAACGCAATCTTGCAGGGATCAGCATGGACGATCTGGGCGGCGCCCAGAAAGCCGCGATTGCCGAGGCGCAGAAAATGTCCGAGCAGGGGGAACGGATCGGGTATATCCGCTCGACCTTTGCGCCCGAGGACGGGCGCTGCATGTGTCTGTTCGATGCCGAAAACGAAGCGCAGGTGCGCAAGCTGAACGATACGGCCGGGCTGCCCTATGAGCGTGTGGTGCCCGCGATGGATCTGACCCCCTAA
- a CDS encoding pseudouridine synthase yields the protein MSKDTPKGERIAKVIARAGLASRREAERMIEAGRVSVNGKRIDRAALNVTGRDRITVDGRDLAAPEPPRLWLYHKPTGLVTTTRDEQGRATIYDDLPADLPRVMSVGRLDLNSEGLLLLTNDGALKRRLELPSTGWTRKYRVRVNGRPTDETFAPLREGLTLDRETFQPMTVILDRQQGANAWVTVALKEGKNREIRRAMEAVGLAVNRLIRVSYGPFQLGQLKPREVQEIRPRILRDQLGLETADDPAEDKPRRKPARGVRRPKRPAR from the coding sequence ATGAGCAAGGACACCCCCAAGGGCGAGCGCATCGCCAAAGTCATCGCGCGCGCAGGTCTCGCCAGCCGCCGCGAGGCCGAACGCATGATCGAGGCGGGCCGCGTGAGCGTCAACGGCAAGCGCATCGACCGCGCCGCGCTGAATGTCACCGGACGCGACCGGATCACCGTCGATGGCCGCGATCTGGCCGCCCCCGAGCCGCCGCGGCTCTGGCTCTATCACAAGCCCACGGGCCTGGTGACCACCACGCGTGATGAACAGGGCCGCGCCACGATCTATGACGACCTGCCCGCCGATCTGCCCCGGGTGATGAGCGTGGGTCGGCTCGACCTGAATTCCGAGGGGCTTTTGCTGCTGACCAATGACGGCGCGCTCAAGCGTCGGCTGGAGCTGCCCTCGACCGGCTGGACCCGCAAGTACCGCGTGCGCGTCAATGGCCGCCCGACGGATGAGACATTCGCCCCCCTGCGCGAAGGGCTGACGCTGGACCGCGAGACGTTTCAGCCGATGACCGTGATCCTCGACCGCCAGCAGGGGGCCAATGCCTGGGTGACGGTTGCGCTGAAGGAAGGCAAGAACCGCGAGATCCGCCGCGCGATGGAGGCGGTCGGGCTTGCGGTGAACCGGCTGATCCGGGTCTCTTACGGGCCGTTCCAACTGGGTCAGCTGAAGCCGCGCGAAGTGCAGGAAATCCGCCCGCGCATCCTGCGCGATCAACTTGGGCTGGAAACCGCAGACGATCCCGCAGAGGACAAACCGCGCCGCAAACCCGCGCGCGGGGTCAGACGGCCGAAACGCCCAGCGCGGTAA
- a CDS encoding LysR family transcriptional regulator codes for MIRNLDITTLRSFLAVSDHGGVTRAAAALNLTQSAVSMQLKRLEELMGIALLDRSNRKIALTGAGEQLLAYARRIVQLNDEVVGRLTDQVYEGEIMLGVPHDIVYPVIPRVLQRFNAAFPRVNVNLRSSSTMKLRDALQRGEVDLILTTEEEVTAGGETLTEMPLRWTGAPGGQAWKKAPLRLAFCSVCIFRPIVLRKLNEAGIDWEMAVDSEDDRAVEALVSADLAIGALLEDSIPPHLEAIPAGKGLPELGSQKVNLYGAAHTQDEVLQQLADLIRQGYAPMRLPTVVEA; via the coding sequence ATGATACGTAATCTGGATATAACCACCTTGCGGTCTTTTCTGGCCGTTTCGGATCATGGCGGTGTCACGCGGGCGGCTGCCGCGCTCAACCTCACGCAATCGGCCGTGTCGATGCAGCTCAAGCGGCTTGAGGAGCTGATGGGCATCGCCCTTCTGGACCGGTCGAACCGCAAGATCGCACTCACCGGTGCGGGCGAACAACTGCTGGCCTATGCGCGTCGCATCGTGCAGCTCAATGACGAGGTCGTCGGGCGGCTCACCGATCAGGTCTATGAAGGCGAGATCATGCTCGGGGTGCCGCATGACATTGTCTATCCGGTGATCCCGCGCGTGTTGCAGCGCTTCAATGCCGCCTTCCCGCGGGTCAATGTCAATCTGCGCTCCTCCAGCACGATGAAGCTGCGCGATGCGCTTCAGCGGGGCGAGGTCGACCTGATTCTCACGACTGAGGAGGAGGTCACCGCGGGTGGAGAGACGCTGACCGAAATGCCCCTGCGCTGGACCGGTGCGCCGGGCGGGCAGGCGTGGAAGAAGGCACCGCTGCGCCTGGCGTTTTGCAGCGTCTGCATTTTCCGCCCGATCGTGCTGCGCAAGCTGAACGAGGCGGGGATCGACTGGGAGATGGCCGTCGATTCAGAAGATGACCGCGCGGTGGAAGCGCTGGTGAGCGCCGATCTGGCCATCGGCGCGCTGCTTGAGGACAGCATCCCGCCGCATCTCGAAGCGATCCCTGCGGGCAAGGGCCTGCCGGAACTGGGCAGCCAGAAAGTCAACCTCTACGGGGCGGCGCACACGCAGGACGAGGTGCTGCAGCAACTGGCCGACCTGATCCGGCAGGGCTATGCGCCTATGCGCCTGCCGACGGTGGTTGAGGCGTAA
- a CDS encoding LysR family transcriptional regulator → MEMSQIRYVLAAAKHLNFTKAAAECNVSQPALTKGVKTLEDELGAPVFHREGRRILVSEFGKSMLPHLQHIADEAEATRALAQNFKLLEKVPVRLGVLSTIGHVRLARFLAAFEKQHAGMELSVSEASASDLKDQLTEGDIDVAFMTMSDELQKDFRVQPLYSERYIVVFPPEHRLGRLNAVPLKELSGEDYVDRLICEMREMVMSVCQAEGVELYARFRSEREDWVQAMVLAGIGFAFMPEYSVTLPGLLQRPLVEPSVDRTIAAITVPGRKHSPAVGALMRASHSFGWPG, encoded by the coding sequence ATGGAGATGTCACAGATCCGATATGTGCTCGCCGCCGCTAAACACCTGAATTTCACCAAGGCGGCCGCCGAGTGCAATGTCAGCCAGCCAGCCCTCACCAAGGGAGTGAAAACACTCGAAGACGAACTGGGGGCACCGGTCTTTCATCGCGAGGGGCGGCGCATCCTGGTGTCGGAATTCGGCAAGTCGATGTTGCCGCATCTGCAACATATCGCTGACGAGGCCGAGGCGACGCGGGCTCTCGCGCAAAACTTCAAGCTTCTCGAAAAGGTGCCGGTCAGGCTTGGCGTGTTGTCCACGATCGGCCATGTGCGGCTTGCCCGCTTTCTTGCCGCCTTCGAAAAACAGCATGCCGGGATGGAGCTTTCGGTCAGCGAGGCAAGCGCCTCTGATCTCAAGGACCAGTTGACCGAAGGGGATATCGACGTGGCTTTCATGACCATGTCCGATGAGTTGCAAAAAGATTTCAGGGTGCAGCCGCTTTATTCGGAGCGGTATATCGTTGTCTTCCCTCCCGAGCATCGTCTGGGCCGACTGAACGCAGTCCCGCTCAAGGAATTGTCGGGGGAGGATTACGTTGACCGGCTGATTTGCGAGATGCGTGAAATGGTCATGTCCGTCTGCCAGGCGGAGGGGGTCGAACTCTATGCCCGGTTCCGGTCCGAGCGCGAGGACTGGGTGCAGGCGATGGTGCTGGCGGGGATCGGCTTCGCCTTCATGCCGGAATATTCGGTCACCCTGCCCGGTTTGCTGCAACGCCCCCTGGTGGAACCATCCGTGGACAGAACGATTGCCGCCATCACCGTGCCGGGCCGGAAACACTCCCCCGCTGTCGGCGCGCTGATGCGGGCATCCCATTCATTTGGCTGGCCCGGCTGA
- a CDS encoding metal-dependent hydrolase, whose amino-acid sequence MKITWMGHSSFRIEIAGQVLLIDPWLTGNPMLDETQHEAATAGATHILLTHAHFDHVADTVALAKELKIPVVGQYDLMSWWQESEGLETVGFNKGGTVDLNGVAVTMVHATHSSSFGGPDGPNVPGTECGYMIAGEGHTIYVSGDTDVMADMKVFHDLHTPDIGILCAGGHFTMDMRRAAYAAKTFFDFKTVIPCHYKTFPILEQSAAALAQALPGVDVIEPEVMQPITL is encoded by the coding sequence ATGAAAATTACATGGATGGGACATTCAAGTTTCCGCATCGAAATTGCGGGGCAGGTGCTGCTAATCGACCCGTGGCTCACGGGCAATCCGATGCTCGACGAGACGCAGCACGAGGCAGCCACGGCGGGGGCCACGCATATCCTGCTGACCCATGCGCATTTCGACCATGTGGCCGATACCGTGGCGCTGGCCAAAGAGCTGAAGATCCCGGTCGTCGGACAATATGACCTGATGTCCTGGTGGCAGGAAAGCGAGGGGTTGGAAACCGTCGGCTTTAACAAAGGCGGCACGGTGGACCTGAACGGCGTGGCGGTGACGATGGTACACGCCACCCATTCGTCAAGCTTTGGCGGACCGGACGGGCCCAATGTACCAGGCACCGAATGCGGCTATATGATCGCGGGCGAAGGCCACACGATCTATGTGTCGGGTGACACTGACGTGATGGCCGATATGAAAGTGTTCCACGACCTGCACACGCCGGATATCGGCATCCTTTGCGCCGGTGGCCATTTCACCATGGACATGCGCCGCGCCGCCTATGCCGCCAAGACCTTCTTTGACTTCAAGACGGTGATCCCCTGCCATTACAAGACCTTCCCGATCCTGGAGCAATCGGCAGCGGCGCTGGCTCAGGCGCTTCCCGGCGTGGACGTCATCGAACCGGAGGTGATGCAGCCGATAACGCTGTGA
- a CDS encoding Bax inhibitor-1/YccA family protein has translation MAEFNTIRTAGAGVRTAEIDAGLRAHMNKVYGTMSGGLLITALAAWAIAGLATTTNPASAVAQLPNGTMLTALGSAIYISPLKWVIMFAPLAFVFLGWGALMRRGSAATVQLGFFAFAALMGLSFSSIFIVFTSFSIAQTFLVTAIAFAGLSLWGYTTKKDISAWGSFLIMGVIGLIVAMVINIFLQSPAMMFAISAIGVLIFAGLTAFYTQDIKNTYVAHAAHGDQEWLDKAAMDGALSLYISFLNMFQFLLMFLGQQE, from the coding sequence ATGGCTGAATTTAATACAATCCGGACAGCGGGCGCAGGGGTCCGCACGGCTGAGATTGACGCAGGGCTTCGCGCCCACATGAACAAGGTCTATGGCACAATGTCGGGGGGTCTTCTGATCACCGCGCTCGCTGCCTGGGCCATTGCAGGGCTGGCGACAACCACCAATCCCGCCAGCGCCGTCGCACAACTGCCCAATGGCACGATGCTGACCGCTCTGGGCTCGGCGATCTATATCTCCCCGCTGAAATGGGTGATCATGTTCGCCCCGCTCGCCTTTGTCTTCCTCGGCTGGGGCGCATTGATGCGTCGCGGCTCGGCGGCGACCGTCCAGCTTGGCTTTTTCGCCTTCGCGGCGCTGATGGGGCTGTCCTTCAGCTCGATCTTCATCGTGTTCACGTCCTTCTCGATCGCGCAGACCTTCCTGGTCACGGCGATTGCCTTTGCGGGTCTCTCGCTCTGGGGCTACACCACGAAGAAAGACATTTCGGCCTGGGGCAGTTTCCTGATCATGGGCGTGATCGGCCTGATCGTGGCGATGGTTATCAATATCTTCCTGCAGTCGCCCGCGATGATGTTCGCGATCTCGGCCATCGGGGTGCTGATCTTCGCTGGTCTGACCGCGTTCTACACGCAGGACATCAAGAACACCTATGTCGCCCATGCCGCGCATGGCGATCAGGAATGGCTGGACAAGGCCGCGATGGACGGGGCGCTGAGCCTCTACATCAGCTTCCTCAACATGTTCCAGTTCCTGCTGATGTTCCTGGGGCAACAAGAATAA
- the rpmG gene encoding 50S ribosomal protein L33 — translation MAKPTTIKIRLNSTAGTGHFYVTKKNARTMTEKMVVKKYDPVVRKHVEYKEGKIK, via the coding sequence ATGGCGAAGCCGACGACCATCAAGATCCGCCTGAATTCGACCGCGGGCACGGGCCATTTCTATGTGACCAAGAAAAACGCCCGCACCATGACCGAGAAAATGGTCGTGAAGAAATACGACCCGGTCGTGCGCAAGCATGTCGAGTACAAGGAAGGCAAGATCAAGTAA
- a CDS encoding N-acetylmuramoyl-L-alanine amidase, with the protein MSADTSDVIVHPSPNCGPRRDGLRPHLIVLHYTAMSGAEAALERLCDPGAEVSAHYLIGGDGRLWQMVDEDRRAWHAGAGSWGGLDDINSRSIGIELDNDGTHPFAEPQMAALEVLLPGIMARWDIAPEGVIAHSDMAPERKSDPGPRFDWQRLARLGLSVWPREADPQGREFDRLARAFGYPPEAPQAARLRAFRDRFRPGADGPVSETDLRLLADLATRWPARS; encoded by the coding sequence GTGAGCGCAGACACGTCCGATGTGATTGTCCATCCATCGCCCAATTGCGGGCCGCGCCGCGATGGGTTGCGCCCGCACCTGATCGTCCTGCACTACACGGCCATGTCAGGCGCTGAGGCGGCGCTGGAGCGGCTTTGCGATCCGGGCGCGGAAGTCTCCGCGCATTACCTGATCGGCGGTGACGGGCGCCTCTGGCAGATGGTCGACGAAGACCGGCGCGCCTGGCATGCGGGGGCCGGAAGCTGGGGCGGGCTCGACGACATCAATTCGCGCTCCATCGGGATCGAGTTGGACAATGACGGCACGCATCCCTTCGCCGAGCCGCAGATGGCCGCGCTTGAGGTGCTTCTGCCCGGCATAATGGCGCGCTGGGATATCGCCCCGGAAGGTGTCATCGCGCATTCGGATATGGCCCCTGAACGCAAATCCGATCCGGGCCCGCGCTTTGACTGGCAGCGTCTGGCGCGTCTGGGCCTGTCGGTCTGGCCGCGGGAGGCCGACCCGCAAGGCCGGGAGTTTGACCGGCTCGCCCGCGCCTTCGGCTATCCGCCAGAGGCGCCGCAGGCTGCACGGCTCAGAGCCTTTCGCGACAGGTTCCGCCCCGGCGCGGATGGTCCCGTTTCGGAAACCGACCTGCGCCTTCTGGCCGATCTTGCAACCCGCTGGCCTGCCAGATCCTGA